A region of Nostoc sp. 'Peltigera membranacea cyanobiont' N6 DNA encodes the following proteins:
- a CDS encoding GUN4 domain-containing protein translates to MAKNNQTVLTLTLLITASLIGIFAVLGWIGYSLTRSKSESKSPGNTDLVNTTTNSGSLKQVEITTARNVDYSQLQKYLQNKDWQQSDRETYLRMLDVAGTKAQAEGAISKDEMNALSCVDLKTIDKLWSTASDDKLGFSAQEKILREQKNDYRKMYDAVGWQTLTGEWLIKWNYNQQTKRYEYKPGKEPNFKTFPPGHLPTVERGYNFGVSLDVALTRCGI, encoded by the coding sequence ATGGCAAAGAATAATCAGACTGTTCTGACACTAACCTTACTAATTACAGCAAGTCTTATCGGTATATTTGCTGTTTTGGGCTGGATTGGATATTCGTTAACACGGTCTAAGTCTGAGAGCAAAAGTCCAGGAAACACTGATTTAGTTAACACAACTACTAATTCTGGCTCATTGAAGCAGGTAGAAATTACCACAGCCCGCAATGTCGATTACAGTCAGTTGCAGAAATATTTACAAAACAAAGATTGGCAACAATCTGACCGAGAAACTTACCTGAGAATGCTAGATGTTGCTGGGACTAAGGCACAAGCAGAGGGTGCTATTAGCAAAGATGAAATGAATGCACTTTCATGTGTTGACTTGAAAACCATTGACAAACTTTGGAGTACAGCCAGTGATGATAAGTTGGGCTTTAGCGCTCAAGAAAAGATTTTGAGGGAACAAAAAAACGACTATCGCAAGATGTATGACGCGGTTGGATGGCAAACGTTAACAGGTGAGTGGCTGATTAAGTGGAACTATAATCAGCAAACTAAAAGATATGAGTATAAACCTGGCAAGGAACCAAACTTTAAAACTTTCCCCCCAGGACATCTGCCAACTGTGGAGAGAGGATATAACTTTGGCGTTTCTCTAGATGTGGCACTGACGAGGTGCGGGATTTAA
- a CDS encoding alpha-L-fucosidase: MNQLYEPTNESLSKHEVPEWFKDAKLGIFIHWGVYSVPGWAPLTGEQNKVVAERGWEYWFQHNPYAEWYYNSMKLEGSDTYKHHRATYGENFTYDDFIPTFNAAITQWNPSQWAKLFSKVGARYVVLTTKHHDGFLLWPSKTTNQSGRVAARDIVGELTQAVRKQDMRMGLYYSGGIDWSKQDTTVTDFNTLVAAIIQEKAYAEYANAHWRELIDRYQPSILWNDLGYPVGQANEIMAYFYNHVPKGVVNDRFDLGGQFGLHFDFSTPEYSQLKQIEPKKWESTRGLGYSFGYNQNDTDLNMISVDELVDSFVDIVSKNGNLLLNIGPNADGSISKLQTERLLGLGKWLEVNGEAIFGSRYWIRSEDVSTQGIRVRYTTNKGNLYAVLLDTPMSQTLTIPGLILPKNAKITMLGAKGKLEWQQCGQNLFVTLPDMSTVKKSPAYTLKISQIPLS, from the coding sequence ATGAACCAACTATATGAACCAACAAATGAGTCGCTATCAAAGCATGAAGTTCCAGAGTGGTTCAAAGATGCTAAACTCGGCATTTTCATTCACTGGGGCGTTTACTCCGTACCTGGTTGGGCACCACTGACTGGCGAACAGAACAAGGTAGTTGCAGAACGCGGTTGGGAATATTGGTTCCAGCACAACCCTTATGCTGAATGGTACTACAACTCCATGAAACTTGAGGGCAGTGACACCTATAAGCATCACCGTGCAACCTACGGTGAAAATTTTACCTATGACGACTTCATCCCCACCTTCAACGCAGCCATCACACAGTGGAATCCATCCCAATGGGCAAAACTGTTTTCTAAAGTAGGTGCGCGGTACGTTGTGCTGACGACCAAACATCATGATGGTTTCCTTTTATGGCCTAGCAAAACCACAAACCAGTCAGGACGAGTGGCGGCACGGGATATTGTGGGCGAACTGACACAAGCCGTTCGTAAACAAGATATGCGTATGGGTCTGTACTACTCCGGCGGTATTGATTGGTCTAAACAAGATACAACGGTGACAGACTTTAACACCTTGGTTGCAGCCATTATCCAAGAAAAAGCTTACGCTGAATATGCTAATGCTCATTGGCGCGAACTCATTGACCGCTATCAGCCGTCTATCTTGTGGAATGACCTTGGCTATCCTGTTGGTCAAGCAAACGAGATTATGGCTTACTTTTACAATCACGTACCTAAGGGTGTAGTTAATGACCGCTTTGATTTAGGCGGGCAATTCGGTTTACACTTCGACTTCTCCACACCTGAATACAGTCAACTCAAACAAATCGAACCAAAGAAATGGGAAAGCACAAGGGGTTTAGGTTACTCGTTTGGTTACAACCAGAATGATACCGACTTGAACATGATTTCAGTAGATGAACTGGTTGACTCATTCGTTGACATTGTTAGTAAAAACGGCAACTTACTGCTCAATATTGGCCCAAATGCCGATGGTTCAATCTCCAAACTGCAAACTGAACGGTTGCTTGGCTTAGGCAAGTGGCTAGAAGTAAATGGTGAAGCCATCTTTGGCTCGCGCTATTGGATACGCTCAGAAGATGTGTCCACTCAAGGCATCCGAGTGCGCTACACCACAAACAAAGGTAATTTGTATGCTGTCTTGCTTGATACTCCCATGAGTCAGACGCTGACAATCCCAGGGCTAATTCTGCCGAAAAATGCAAAGATTACAATGCTAGGGGCAAAAGGTAAACTTGAGTGGCAACAGTGCGGACAGAATTTATTTGTCACGCTACCGGATATGTCTACGGTGAAAAAATCACCAGCCTACACGTTGAAAATCAGCCAGATACCTCTTTCCTGA